A stretch of DNA from Lotus japonicus ecotype B-129 chromosome 4, LjGifu_v1.2:
ACATTTATTAGGATAACCTTATCTATATTGTAACCCTTATCCTTTTCATGTATTTTTATCACTTGTAAATTATGTTTTCCATCTGCATTATTTAATGAATAAATGCTAGTGAGTAAACCACATCAGAAGCTTCACTGCTTACCACCAGCATGATTGATCTTGTGTTGCTGATCCTGTAAACTCTTGTGCTATTAAAATTATTGTTTTGCAAGGTATACCAATATAATTTAACCAAGCCTTCTTAACCATCAAGCTATTAGGGATGACATGAAACCACAACTCTTTTGTACAGAGAACAACGAAATCCTATTaacataaaagaaaacaacTGTGTATGTCTAAACAATGTACAATTATCTCTTTTTGGTGTTAACTGGACTTAGAAATAGCTTTCTGAAGATTCATGAAAGCTTTCTCATAACGTAGAAACCCCATAAACCAAAATTCAGAACCATCCCCAGTAACAATCTCTATGTACTTTTGTTCTGTCTTGTTCACGTCCTGCCCTTCATTGACCTCTTTTATCTTCTCTACTGGTATCAACACCTGCATATAAGCATGCACCTTGATATCAGAAACCAGTATAATGCAATAATTGAAATATGAAAACTAATGATAATTTGTGGTTAGTGTGTCTTTGGATTAGCTTTTTGCAGAATTGATTCTTGTAAACGTGAGCTAAAGtaacgtgatttatgtttgtaTATACTTATAAGAAAAGTGAAATCCTTAAGAGAATTTTGTTTAGATAACTTTGATTAGAATTGCTTTTGAGTGTGTATTGTGTAATAACCAAAATGGAAATTAATATCAAACACATGCTTACACCAATCATTAAAAACTGATATCATTTTTTTGAGAATTGATTTTACTCAAAGCTACCACATGGTGTGTTctctataattaattttgagtccataattgattatgatagAAAGAACCAAACATGTGAAAATTAATTCTGCACCATGTTTTGTGCTTTATATAAAATCAATAATGAGGTTTCCCATTGCAGTCCCAAACAACACTAAATGtgtgtttggaaattcttctacaattgattctaaagtgtCGTAACTAATTTTAGGGAAAAAGCTTTTGTAAGTAGCTtctaaattttagaattaattaattttgataaaaGAGAGTTGATCCGAACATGCTATAAAGCTGAGGGTGTCTAACCATGAAGACTACCTTGTAAGGTACCCTGACCAATTCTCCAGCTGCAGAAGTGCAAGTTATTGGCCTTTCACTGCAAAATGCAACCTTTTCAGTGGAGATAAAGAGAACTCCAGCAATTGGACCAGATGTTGTGTATAAATAGCATTGTGAAGCTTTCAAGAGTTTCTCTCCTTCTTGCATCCCAAAGATGTGCTTGAAAATGTtccctcttccaccttcttgtATAATTCTGGCTCCCAAACTCAACTTACCCTTCACAGTCTCAGACAGTTTAGGACCCAGTTTTACTGCAACCACACCACAGAAAACACATAGACATAGTCAATGAATCTACCATTCAACATTTTTAACTCATGTTTTGGAAATCTTTATTCTAAAGCCAAAATCCTTTATGAAAAGAAGTTATATGAGTAGCTTCTGAATTCCAAAATCAATACTAAGAAAAgggaagctgatccaaacatgctatcagAGATTCTTTCACATATGACTTACCATGTTCATGAATTCTACATGCAAAATTGCTTCTTTTCTTGCTTGTTGCTTTTTTGTGCTCCATCTTCTTTGTAGTTTCTTCTTTATCTGCAGTAACAAGAGAATCAGCAACCCAATTAGTATGTTATTGGCAGTGTGATGTCAATTGACAAGTTGTATAAAGAGAATAGAATCTTTCTAGAGAGGTACCAGAATTGTTCATCAGTGAATGAATTTTCAGGAATCTGATTTTTGAACTGGCTCTTCAAAATCAACAAagattaattttatatttcttGCAAACACCTGTCCAAAGGAACCTTACAAGAAATGAATGAAGGTGTCTACTAGTCAAAGTTTGAAGCATTTCATATTTATTATTCCCtaagatttatttatttttagaatagtCCTATGAAAAAgacaaatttatttttccacAACACGTTTTGTTTATTCTAATTGGCAAATCATAGTTTTTGAAAATTGAGCTTACATTTCCCGTGTGGTGGCTATTTTTTCCAGGTCAATAATAGTTGGCAAATACTTTTGTATACTCATTATTTGacgtttaatttaatttatcagAGGACCACTTTGGTGTGGGACGGTTCTTCCACGCATTCAATAGTaagcaaataaaattttataagGAAAGACCACTGTTTACACAAGCAGCtaattagttttggaaaatgttttcttcacacctcattttgaggttgaaggaggtggaggaggagagagataggaaaaaaagaaaaagtaagagagaaaaaatatgagatatgatagatgataaaatgagagaggtagaaacaaaaacaggtggaaatgaagtgtttaaaagatgaggtgtgtatatatcattactcattagTTTTTGTGGCATTTGTAGCAATTATTTTCTGTTTCTGGCCTAGGTGGTTTTTTTCTCCTCCAATAGTTCCTGTTCGTTTTTGGCTAAGTAGTTGGCCATTAAGTATGGTCTTGTCTTGTCTTAGTTTGGGAGTTAGGCTTTTAGCATACTATTCATGAGAGTGACTCGCTTAATGCTATTAGAATCTTGAAGTCTCCTTCTTTAACTTAACATTTAGTAGCTTTGTTTGTAGACATTGTTGATATCACTACTCATATGTCGCGTGTCAGCATGTTACGCGAGAGGCTAATATGTATCTCGACAAACTTGCTTCATTGGGTCTATGTTATCGTTTTGATTTGTGAAATTGGTCATTATCTTCGACAGAGTTGAAGTCGCTTCTTGCTTCGTGCCAAAACGTTATTGTGCTGATTTTGTTTATTTCTCTTTCATTGTTTCACCAAACAAATGTAAGAGATGTTTGTAAttgcaaaatttgaaaattaattcaTGTATAAATAAGCTTTATAATTGTAAAAAATCCATACTTCATCCATGATATTCACTCCGTCTGCGATCAATATGAAAATTTTTATACTTCATTTTATATCATCATTTACAATTTCTCATAATgtcaatttattatttatataaaacaCTAAACCAATTTTACTAATATTTTACTCGAACTCTACAAAGTTTCTCATCAACTATTTCATAATATAAGGTGCAACACTTTTTCCAAAATCTTGA
This window harbors:
- the LOC130715799 gene encoding GEM-like protein 4 isoform X1 translates to MNNSDKEETTKKMEHKKATSKKRSNFACRIHEHVKLGPKLSETVKGKLSLGARIIQEGGRGNIFKHIFGMQEGEKLLKASQCYLYTTSGPIAGVLFISTEKVAFCSERPITCTSAAGELVRVPYKVVFMVLIPVEKIKEVNEGQDVNKTEQKYIEIVTGDGSEFWFMGFLRYEKAFMNLQKAISKSS
- the LOC130715799 gene encoding GEM-like protein 4 isoform X2, encoding MNNSDKEETTKKMEHKKATSKKRSNFACRIHEHVKLGPKLSETVKGKLSLGARIIQEGGRGNIFKHIFGMQEGEKLLKASQCYLYTTSGPIAGVLFISTEKVAFCSERPITCTSAAGELVRVPYKVLIPVEKIKEVNEGQDVNKTEQKYIEIVTGDGSEFWFMGFLRYEKAFMNLQKAISKSS